From a single Prosthecobacter sp. genomic region:
- a CDS encoding DUF4062 domain-containing protein — MAKPRIFISSTYYDLKYIRRSVEQFVESLGYEASVFESGDVPFSHDAPLDESCYREIGLCHVLVLIIGGRYGSGTSEERAKSAAPRTESAAALEKQKPKQADKDRKYAFYNSVTSKEYQTARELDIPIYIFVEKGVLAEYETYKKNRNVELNWAHVDSTNVFLLLDDVFSQSRNNLVKDFATADDITSWLRDQWAGLLAHFISKRRDDVNVGQLKAQMDSLTSVVNALKTYSEQIVRNVAKTESETIISNVDKELHARQRQSLLRSVNGLTHMIDDHSANADAVFQAFSDATDFDDLFGRLDKCMNGEACGAAKDMLISSQNDVNNVRIALGLKPFEKKDLGDFEFHHGRIHEMRDRRLREMRAEREREIKGRKSEKDGGQESKP, encoded by the coding sequence ATGGCGAAACCACGCATCTTCATTAGCTCCACCTACTACGATCTAAAGTATATCCGCCGAAGTGTGGAGCAGTTCGTGGAATCGCTCGGATATGAGGCGTCAGTTTTTGAAAGTGGAGATGTCCCATTTTCCCATGACGCGCCGTTGGATGAGTCTTGCTATCGTGAGATTGGTCTTTGCCACGTTCTTGTATTGATCATTGGTGGACGTTACGGAAGCGGCACATCCGAAGAACGAGCCAAGAGCGCTGCTCCAAGGACGGAAAGCGCTGCTGCTTTAGAGAAACAGAAGCCCAAGCAGGCGGACAAAGATAGGAAGTATGCTTTCTACAACTCAGTCACAAGCAAGGAGTATCAAACCGCTCGTGAGCTTGATATACCAATTTACATTTTCGTCGAAAAAGGCGTTTTGGCAGAATACGAAACCTACAAGAAGAATCGGAATGTTGAACTTAACTGGGCTCATGTTGACAGCACCAATGTATTTCTCCTACTGGATGATGTTTTCTCTCAATCGAGAAATAACTTGGTCAAAGATTTCGCAACCGCAGACGACATCACGTCGTGGCTTCGTGACCAGTGGGCAGGATTACTGGCACATTTTATCTCGAAGCGCCGGGATGATGTTAATGTCGGACAACTCAAGGCTCAGATGGATTCGCTCACGAGTGTTGTAAATGCGTTAAAAACTTATTCCGAACAGATTGTCCGAAATGTGGCAAAAACTGAATCGGAGACAATTATCAGCAACGTCGATAAGGAACTCCATGCTCGTCAAAGGCAATCGTTGCTTCGGAGTGTGAATGGATTGACTCATATGATCGATGACCACAGCGCAAATGCTGACGCTGTGTTTCAGGCTTTTTCAGATGCCACAGACTTTGACGACCTTTTTGGACGTCTTGACAAATGTATGAATGGCGAGGCGTGCGGTGCAGCCAAGGACATGCTCATCTCCTCACAAAACGACGTTAACAATGTGAGGATAGCGCTAGGACTGAAGCCTTTTGAAAAGAAGGACTTGGGGGATTTCGAATTCCATCACGGACGGATTCATGAAATGCGCGACAGGAGGCTTCGCGAAATGCGAGCGGAGCGAGAGCGTGAAATTAAGGGCAGGAAATCTGAAAAGGATGGCGGGCAGGAATCGAAACCGTAA
- a CDS encoding PDDEXK nuclease domain-containing protein — protein sequence MKKPSVSKKAITPAKTKPDGLTSLLTEVRQLIQSARRGVSTVVDTFQVMTNFEIGRRIVEHEQNGAKRAAYGAELLKELSARLTEEFGRGFSAVNLSQMRRFFLVWQDRAQIFQTASEKLGGTGILQTLSEKSASSEIPQTASGKLIPTSIRQTPSGKSPFTLSWSHYVVLMTIKDPDERSFYEIESRQADWDVRELKRQKASCLYERLALSRDKEGIRKLAKEGQVIVRPEDLLKEPLVLEFLGLDAQTSYSETDLEQAIINRLEHFLLELGKGFLFEARQKRFTFDEDHYFVDLVFYNRLLRCYVIIDLKLDKLTHQDLGQMQMYVNYYDREVKLPEENPTIGLLLCKSAKKTVVELTLPKDANIHAKEYQLYLPSKELLKQKLDEWSAAASR from the coding sequence ATGAAAAAGCCGTCCGTCTCCAAAAAAGCGATCACCCCGGCCAAAACGAAGCCGGACGGCCTCACCTCCCTCCTCACCGAAGTCCGCCAGCTCATCCAGAGCGCCCGGCGCGGCGTGTCCACCGTCGTGGACACCTTCCAGGTGATGACCAACTTCGAAATCGGCCGCCGCATCGTCGAGCACGAGCAAAATGGCGCGAAGCGTGCGGCCTATGGTGCGGAGCTGTTGAAGGAGCTGTCTGCGCGGCTCACGGAGGAGTTTGGGAGAGGGTTTTCAGCCGTGAACCTTTCTCAGATGAGGCGGTTCTTTCTCGTTTGGCAGGATCGGGCTCAGATTTTTCAGACAGCGTCTGAAAAATTGGGTGGCACCGGAATTCTTCAGACACTGTCTGAAAAATCCGCCTCGTCAGAGATTCCCCAGACAGCGTCTGGGAAATTGATCCCCACCTCAATTCGCCAGACGCCGTCTGGCAAATCTCCCTTCACCCTCAGTTGGTCGCACTACGTCGTGCTCATGACCATCAAGGATCCGGACGAACGCAGCTTCTATGAAATTGAATCCCGTCAGGCAGACTGGGATGTTCGCGAACTCAAGCGCCAGAAAGCCTCCTGCCTCTACGAGCGCCTCGCGCTCAGCCGCGACAAGGAAGGCATCCGTAAGCTCGCCAAGGAAGGCCAGGTCATCGTCAGACCGGAGGATTTGCTGAAGGAACCGCTCGTGCTCGAGTTCCTCGGCCTCGATGCGCAGACCAGCTACTCCGAGACCGACCTCGAGCAGGCCATCATCAATCGCCTGGAGCACTTCCTCCTCGAACTCGGCAAAGGCTTCCTCTTCGAGGCCCGCCAGAAGCGCTTCACCTTCGATGAGGACCACTACTTCGTGGACCTCGTCTTCTACAACCGCCTCCTCCGCTGCTACGTCATCATCGACCTCAAGCTCGACAAGCTCACGCATCAGGACCTCGGCCAGATGCAGATGTATGTGAACTACTACGACCGCGAGGTGAAGCTCCCGGAGGAAAACCCCACCATCGGCCTCCTCCTCTGCAAATCCGCCAAAAAGACCGTCGTCGAACTCACCCTGCCGAAAGACGCCAACATCCACGCCAAGGAGTATCAGCTCTACCTGCCCTCCAAGGAACTGCTGAAGCAGAAGCTCGACGAATGGAGCGCCGCCGCTTCCCGCTGA
- the thiC gene encoding phosphomethylpyrimidine synthase ThiC: MIADPKTSFEGHSSEQLPASTRVYVQGQIHQDVRVPMREITLSPTKAFNGRIEVNEPVRVYDCSGPWGDPTFHGKSEEGLPALRESWIAARGDVQAYDGREVKPQDNGYLSGKHAEFASTAERNRLVEFPGLHGERRRPLKATGHPVTQLWYAKQGIITPEMEFIAIRENLKRAEIADFKDDIRRDDLDKQHAGSTQIQSDYTPSVFKRFPQRIPNEITPEFVRSEVAAGRAIIPANINHPELEPMIIGRNFLVKINANIGNSAVASSIEEEVEKMRWATKWGADTVMDLSTGKNIHATREWILRNSPVPIGTVPIYQALEKVNGKAEDLTWELFRDTLIEQAEQGVDYFTIHAGVLLRFIPMTASRMTGIVSRGGSIMAKWCLSHHKESFLYTHWDDICDIMAAYDVSFSIGDGLRPGSIADANDKAQFGELEVQGELTKRAWAKGVQVMNEGPGHVPMHMIEENMAKQLEWCHEAPFYTLGPLTTDIAPGDDHNTSGIGAAMIGWYGCAMLCYVTPKEHLGLPNKEDVKVGVITYKLAAHAADLAKGHPGAQYRDNALSKARFEFRWEDQFNLSLDPVTAREYHDETLPQDGAKSAHFCSMCGPHFCSMKITEDVRKYAAEQAISEEEALQRGMEEKSKEFVESGAEVYQPA; this comes from the coding sequence ATGATTGCCGATCCCAAAACCTCCTTCGAAGGCCACTCCTCCGAGCAGCTCCCCGCCTCTACCCGCGTTTATGTCCAGGGGCAGATCCACCAGGACGTCCGCGTCCCCATGCGCGAGATCACTCTCTCGCCCACGAAAGCTTTCAACGGTCGCATCGAGGTGAATGAACCCGTTCGCGTCTATGATTGCTCCGGGCCCTGGGGTGATCCCACCTTCCACGGCAAGTCCGAAGAAGGCCTCCCTGCCCTGCGCGAGTCTTGGATCGCCGCTCGTGGCGATGTGCAGGCCTACGATGGCCGCGAAGTGAAGCCCCAGGACAATGGCTACCTCAGCGGCAAGCACGCCGAGTTCGCCAGCACCGCCGAGCGCAACCGCCTCGTCGAATTCCCCGGCCTGCACGGCGAGCGCCGCCGACCGCTCAAAGCCACCGGCCACCCCGTCACGCAGCTTTGGTATGCCAAGCAGGGCATCATCACCCCGGAGATGGAGTTCATCGCCATCCGCGAGAACCTGAAGCGCGCCGAGATCGCCGACTTCAAAGACGATATCCGCCGCGACGACCTCGACAAGCAGCACGCCGGCTCCACGCAGATCCAGAGCGACTACACGCCCAGCGTCTTCAAGCGCTTCCCCCAGCGCATCCCGAACGAAATCACCCCCGAGTTCGTCCGTTCCGAAGTCGCCGCCGGCCGCGCCATCATCCCCGCCAACATCAATCACCCCGAGCTGGAGCCGATGATCATCGGCCGCAACTTCCTGGTGAAGATCAACGCCAACATCGGCAACAGCGCTGTCGCCTCCAGCATCGAGGAGGAAGTCGAGAAAATGCGCTGGGCCACCAAGTGGGGTGCGGACACCGTCATGGACCTCAGCACCGGCAAGAACATCCACGCCACGCGTGAATGGATCCTGCGCAACAGCCCCGTGCCCATCGGCACTGTGCCCATCTACCAGGCGCTCGAAAAAGTGAACGGCAAAGCCGAGGACCTCACCTGGGAACTCTTCCGCGACACCCTCATCGAGCAGGCCGAGCAGGGCGTCGATTACTTCACCATTCACGCCGGCGTCTTGCTGCGCTTCATCCCCATGACCGCCTCCCGCATGACCGGCATTGTCAGCCGCGGCGGCAGCATCATGGCCAAGTGGTGCCTCTCCCATCACAAGGAAAGCTTCCTCTACACCCATTGGGACGACATCTGCGACATCATGGCCGCCTACGATGTCAGCTTCTCCATCGGCGACGGCCTCCGCCCCGGCTCCATCGCCGACGCCAACGACAAAGCCCAATTCGGCGAACTCGAAGTCCAGGGCGAGCTCACCAAGCGTGCCTGGGCCAAAGGCGTCCAAGTCATGAACGAAGGCCCCGGCCACGTCCCCATGCACATGATCGAGGAAAACATGGCCAAGCAGCTCGAATGGTGCCACGAGGCCCCCTTCTACACCCTCGGCCCCCTCACCACCGACATCGCCCCCGGCGACGACCACAACACCAGCGGCATCGGCGCCGCCATGATCGGCTGGTATGGTTGCGCCATGCTTTGTTATGTGACCCCCAAGGAACACCTCGGCCTCCCCAACAAGGAAGACGTGAAAGTGGGCGTCATCACCTACAAACTAGCCGCTCACGCCGCCGACCTCGCCAAAGGCCACCCCGGCGCCCAGTATCGAGATAACGCCCTCAGCAAAGCGAGATTCGAGTTCCGCTGGGAAGACCAGTTCAACCTCAGCCTCGACCCCGTCACCGCGAGAGAATACCACGACGAAACCCTCCCCCAAGACGGAGCAAAAAGCGCCCACTTCTGCTCCATGTGCGGCCCCCACTTCTGCTCCATGAAGATCACCGAAGACGTGCGGAAGTATGCCGCCGAACAAGCCATCTCCGAGGAAGAAGCGCTCCAACGTGGGATGGAAGAGAAAAGCAAAGAGTTCGTCGAAAGCGGAGCCGAAGTCTATCAGCCAGCCTGA